A single window of Neurospora crassa OR74A linkage group VII, whole genome shotgun sequence DNA harbors:
- a CDS encoding diphthamide biosynthesis protein 2 has product MAGELNAAPVLSTPEDHLFEYAVVPTDDQTKAKSDDELRDIYEITRTAKEVGEGGWRRIGLQFPDHMLCDAPRVVQLLEAELASLPQPTVPTSTADLQSTATACPEPSTTNNGQCGRNVQQNGTGCGCGKQAPAPVESQPKARRVYVLADTSYSACCVDEIAAEHVNADVVVHYGRSCLSPTSRLPVIYVFTKHILDRDAALVKFEKEYPDKEAKVVLMADVTYQVHVPSLLSELQSGGYVNLLATEIVHNPMGRIPNRKVVDAQGKEVEISHGSETSTGLDLRDYSIFHISQPPTALLLALCSRVKNLYIFQTSSDSSSLYSAQRLLGRRYARLLSLTTAGIIGILVNTLSVSNYLSSIDSIRKQIAAAGKKSYTMVVGKLNPAKLANFAEIDGWVVVGCWESSLIEDDAGFYKPVITPFELELALASDDERVWTGEWWGGIEAVKPPIDEKPGEKKSEENENNEAQDTAGAEQASGDGELDSEEESAPPEFDWRTGKLVSHSRPMRMAASKPKSAKKEDSSDKPDAPPRSSALTLRSKAQELASVNGVVSPGAEYLRTQRTWVGLGTDFDEEASMTIEEGRGGVARGYTVGGEGEKHLMS; this is encoded by the coding sequence ATGGCTGGCGAACTAAACGCGGCACCGGTTCTGTCCACACCGGAAGATCACCTATTCGAATACGCAGTGGTCCCGACCGATGACCAGACCAAGGCGAAATCAGATGATGAACTCCGCGACATCTACGAAATCACGAGGACAGCGAAGGAagttggagagggaggatggaggagaaTTGGCCTACAGTTTCCCGACCACATGCTTTGCGATGCCCCCAGAGTGGTCCAACTTCTAGAAGCAGAGCTTGCTTCTCTACCACAACCGACAGTGCCGACGTCTACCGCAGACTTGCAGTCAACGGCGACAGCCTGCCCCGAGCCCTCCACCACGAACAACGGACAATGCGGTCGCAATGTCCAACAAAACGGTACGGGGTGTGGATGTGGTAAACAAGCTCCCGCCCCAGTGGAATCACAGCCCAAGGCCCGTCGGGTATACGTCCTCGCCGATACCTCGTACAGCGCCTGCTGCGTCGACGAGATTGCCGCCGAACACGTTAACGCTGATGTCGTTGTCCACTACGGCCGCTCGTGCCTCTCGCCTACTTCCCGTCTTCCCGTAATCTATGTCTTCACCAAGCACATCCTCGACCGCGATGCTGCCCTCGTCAAATTCGAAAAGGAATACCCAGATAAAGAGGCCAAGGTGGTCCTCATGGCCGACGTTACATACCAAGTTCACGTCCCGTCATTATTGTCCGAACTCCAAAGCGGTGGTTACGTCAACTTGCTAGCCACCGAGATTGTTCACAACCCCATGGGCAGGATACCAAACAGAAAAGTTGTGGACGCCCAAGGCAAAGAGGTGGAAATCAGCCATGGCAGCGAAACCTCGACGGGTCTGGATCTCCGAGACTACTCCATTTTCCACATCTCCCAACCGCCAACcgcgctcctcctcgccctgtGCTCCAGAGTTAAGAACCTTTACATCTTCCAGACCTCTTCTGATAGCTCCTCGCTGTACTCCGCTCAGCGCCTCCTTGGCCGCCGTTACGCCCGCCTCCTCTCCCTGACAACGGCTGGCATTATCGGCATACTTGTCAACACCCTCTCCGTTTCCAACTACCTTTCCTCTATCGATAGCATCCGCAAGCAAATCGCTGCTGCCGGGAAGAAAAGTTACACAATGGTGGTTGGAAAACTGAATCCAGCCAAGCTTGCCAATTTTGCTGAAATTGACGGCTGGGTGGTGGTCGGCTGCTGGGAGAGTTCTCTTATTGAGGATGATGCCGGCTTCTACAAGCCCGTCATCACGCCCTTTGAGCTCGAGCTCGCCCTCGCCAGTGACGATGAAAGAGTTTGGACCGGCGAGTGGTGGGGTGGCATCGAAGCTGTCAAGCCACCAATCGACGAAAAGCCTGGGGAGAAGAAGTCCGAGGAAAATGAGAACAACGAGGCACAAGATACAGCCGGTGCCGAGCAAGCCTCTGGTGATGGCGAATTGGAcagcgaggaggagtcgGCACCACCCGAGTTTGACTGGAGGACAGGAAAACTTGTCAGCCATAGTAGGCCTATGCGCATGGCCGCGTCGAAACCCAAGAGtgcaaagaaggaggattcgTCTGACAAGCCAGATGCGCCGCCACGGTCAAGCGCTTTGACCCTTAGATCCAAAGCCCAGGAATTGGCATCAGTCAACGGCGTCGTTAGCCCCGGTGCAGAGTATCTTCGTACTCAACGGACATGGGTCGGTTTGGGTACCGATTTCGACGAGGAGGCCAGCATGACGATTGAAGAAGGTAGAGGCGGAGTGGCTAGAGGCTACACGGTtggcggagaaggagagaagcaCTTGATGTCCTGA
- a CDS encoding MFS monocarboxylate transporter produces the protein MTLGRAPNAEDSCLKNHQQPPAGESLSTLPIFIDSSDQEKGGSFVSKREANSDERDSGPESDTIQDLSDSPDDEGVKCENGLARQPSAATTVIDFPEGGLQGWLVVFGSFCAMISVFGLINSAAVFESYFSTHQLVNHSASEIGWIFSLYLFIVFFVGIQVGPIFDRHGARLLVAVGSLLVVLSLMLLSLSKTYYQIMLTYPVLGGLGGALLNCPAYGSITHFFHVRRGLATGVATISGGIGGIMFPIMLRYTLPSIGFPWSCRILGFIMLGLAVPANLFIKTRLKPKISQDKPKMSSLLPDFSGFRDLRYAFSAIGIFFMEWGLFMPLTYIVSYAAAHGQDATESYLLLSYLNAGSVLGRVLPGLFADRIGRFNVVIITISLCVILVLAMWLPAAMSKSVLIGYAVLFGFASGSNLGLVPVCLGQLCDARQFGRYYSTAMMVASFGTLSSVPIGGALLEMGSAETGWRAVIIFSGLSYFVALACYTSARVLAVGFDPRVKF, from the exons ATGACCCTAGGTCGAGCTCCTAATGCAGAGGACAGCTGCCTAAAAAACCATCAGCAGCCCCCCGCGGGCGAGTCATTGTCAACACTCCCGATCTTTATCGATTCCAGCGACCAGGAAAAGGGCGGATCGTTCGTCTCAAAGCGTGAAGCCAACTCAGACGAGCGGGACTCGGGACCGGAATCCGACACCATCCAAGACCTCAGCGACAGCCCTGATGATGAGGGCGTCAAGTGCGAGAACGGCCTTGCCCGGCAGCCGTCTGCGGCGACCACCGTAATCGACTTTCCCGAAGGTGGCCTGCAGGGCTGGCTGGTAGTGTTTGGGTCCTTTTGTGCCATGATATCGGTGTTTGGACTCATCAACTCTGCGGCCGTCTTTGAATCATATTTTTCGACACATCAGCTTGTCAACCACAGCGCATCCGAGATCGGTTGGATCTTTTCGCTCTACCTCTTTATCGTCTTTTTTGTGGGCATCCAAGTTGGCCCCATTTTCGATCGGCATGGAGCGCGCCTCCTGGTGGCCGTGGGTAGTCTGCTGGTTGTCCTCagcttgatgttgttgagtcTCAGCAAGA CTTATTATCAAATCATGCTGACATACCCTGTGCTCGGTGGCTTGGGCGGTGCCCTTCTTAACTGCCCTGCGTACGGGTCGATCACACACTTCTTCCACGTGCGCCGTGGACTGGCAACCGGTGTTGCTACCATTTCCGGCGGCATTGGCGGTATCATGTTCCCCATCATGTTGCGGTATACCCTCCCCTCGATTGGGTTCCCCTGGAGTTGCCGCATTCTTGGCTTCATTATGCTCGGCCTCGCCGTGCCCGCCAACCTCTTTATCAAGACTCGTCTGAAGCCCAAGATCAGCCAAGACAAACCCAAGATGTCGTCACTTTTGCCCGACTTTTCCGGATTCCGAGACCTTCGCTATGCCTTTTCGGCGATCGGCATCTTCTTCATGGAGTGGGGGCTGTTCATGCCCCTGACGTACATTGTCTCGTACGCAGCGGCGCATGGTCAGGATGCAACCGAGAGCTACCTTCTCCTATCGTACCTCAACGCCGGGTCTGTGTTGGGCCGTGTGCTCCCCGGTCTCTTTGCTGATCGCATTGGACGGTTCAACgtggtcatcatcaccatctcgCTGTGTGTGATTCTCGTGTTGGCCATGTGGCTTCCGGCAGCCATGTCCAAGTCGGTGCTGATCGGATACGCTGTGCTCTTTGGATTTGCGAGCGGAAGCAACCTCGGCCTTGTACCCGTATGTCTTGGACAGTTGTGCGACGCTCGCCAATTCGGTCGATACTACTCGACGGCCATGATGGTGGCCAGTTTCGGCACGCTCAGCAGTGTACCCATCGGCGGCGCCCTGTTGGAGATGGGCTCTGCTGAGACGGGCTGGCGAgccgtcatcatcttctcggGCCTTTCGTACTTCGTCGCCCTGGCGTGTTATACGTCCGCCCGCGTTCTCGCTGTCGGCTTCGACCCGCGGGTCAAGTTCTAG
- a CDS encoding alpha-1,2-mannosyltransferase: MGYHHRTSSRLGTLPLAFDLPARVGQIFMLQFRRLRRSGRNGRRIKLLLKFALPLLVLYLIDLPIHLYRTRVARPHQDLDQPFATGCLDPSVTAAQPRENATFVMLARNSEIEGAKATVANIERQFNRWFHYPIMFLNDAPWSEEFKDVLSRAVSNGTEVRFEVIEKGKWGFPEEMNEKEKTKARLQMKKQGERGVGYGDMESYHHMCRFYSGEFYNLEALRPYKWYWRLEPSVRYSCALTYDPFAEMARHDKVYGWTIALWEVGDTCPSLFKTTDDYRIEKGIPRTPTWNALLQVMWFPAPVRWFLGLFRVREHDNSGNKWNMCHYWSNFEIANLDFFRGREYQDYFRYLDSKGGFYSERWGDAPVHTLAVHMLLPPEKIHHFSDIGYEHDTLWQCPGNAPMDQQLLGNKALRDMGRMTLPSEGGTGCRCKCQENKRRRNINSQCTSELTRPVAFHRPSWWERHNGVYHYAVNNPNNPRK; the protein is encoded by the exons ATGGGTTACCACCACCGCACATCTTCCCGGCTGGGCACGCTGCCTCTCGCGTTTGACCTGCCGGCGCGAGTAGGACAGATCTTCATGTTGCAATTTCGACGACTTCGGCGCTCAGGGCGCAATGGACGCCGAATCAAGCTCCTTCTCAAGTTCGCATTACCGCTCCTGGTCCTATACCTTATCGATCTGCCCATTCATCTCTACCGCACGCGCGTTGCGCGCCCTCATCAGGATCTCGACCAGCCGTTCGCGACAGGATGTCTGGACCCGTCGGTTACCGCCGCGCAGCCGCGCGAGAACGCCACTTTTGTCATGCTGGCGCGGAATAGCGAAATTGAAGGTGCAAAAGCAACAGTGGCGAATATCGAACGGCAGTTCAACCGGTGGTTTCACTACCCGATTATGTTCCTGAACGACGCTCCGTGGTCAGAGGAATTCAAGGATGTACTAAGCAGGGCTGTGAGCAATGGGACTGAGGTCAGGTTCGAGGTCATCGAGAAGGGAAAGTGGGGGTTTCCTGAGGAAATGAatgagaaggaaaagacaaaGGCCAGATTGCAGATGAAGAAGCAGGGTGAGCGAGGTGTGGGCTATGGTGACATGGAGAGTTATCATCACATGTGTCGGTTTTACTCTGG CGAGTTCTACAATCTCGAAGCCCTGAGGCCCTACAAGTGGTACTGGCGCCTCGAGCCAAGTGTACGCTACAGCTGTGCCCTCACATACGACCCTTTTGCGGAAATGGCTCGTCACGACAAGGTCTACGGCTGGACGATAGCGCTCTGGGAGGTTGGCGACACCTGCCCGTCCCTATTCAAGACCACCGACGACTACCGAATCGAAAAGGGTATTCCCCGGACGCCCACCTGGAACGCCTTGTTACAAGTGATGTGGTTCCCCGCGCCCGTCCGTTGGTTTCTCGGCTTGTTTCGGGTACGGGAGCACGACAACTCCGGCAACAAGTGGAACATGTGCCACTACTGGAGCAACTTTGAGATTGCCAATCTGGACTTCTTCCGCGGCCGCGAGTACCAGGATTACTTCCGCTACCTGGACAGCAAAGGCGGCTTCTACTCGGAGCGCTGGGGCGATGCGCCGGTGCACACGCTCGCCGTGCACATGCTTCTCCCGCCCGAGAAGATTCATCACTTTTCGGATATTGGCTACGAGCATGACACGCTGTGGCAGTGTCCGGGAAATGCACCGATGGACCAGCAACTCCTCGGTAACAAGGCGCTGCGTGACATGGGCAGGATGACACTGCCGTCGGAGGGAGGGACAGGATGCAGGTGCAAATGCCAGGAGaataagaggaggaggaatatCAATAGTCAGTGCACGAGCGAGCTGACGAGGCCAGTGGCGTTTCATAGGCCAAGCTGGTGGGAGAGGCACAATGGAGTGTATCACTATGCTGTAAATAACCCAAATAATCCGAGGAAGTGA
- a CDS encoding MFS transporter produces the protein MTSNTNASNPGKMGERPSIEKMERTVSDSEYHRNMTRRILWKMDTRVLPVLSLLFLCSFLDRANVGNARIIGLEKDLNLSNTQYTQGLAVFYATYIASELPSNLLLKKITPKIWLPLLTIVWGVITMCLGFVKNVGSFIGVRALLGIAEGGLFPGIVLYLSGLYTRQEMALRMGIFYTAASLSGAFGGLLARGLSAIGPRGGLEGWRWIFIIEGLMTILAGLVAYLLLPTSVTTAPYLTEEEKEYAARRLQGDTGADTANGTSPVLEREERFRWSEVHRGVFNLQVWLTATAYFSLGAGLYSFGLFLPTILNDLKITSNPNQTQLWSVIPYAVATPVTVLIAFASDRLKLRGVMMLFTLPIAIIGYAVIANVASAHVRFAMTSLMAIGMYSSIPCILVWNTNNSAGHYKRATTSALQLIIGNAGGFVATFVYPPRDAPLYHRGHTILLGLLVYAWFAVLANVLWCNKINKDKAAGKYEKYEGCGDDRDPAFKMIL, from the exons ATGACTTCGAACACGAATGCTTCGAATCCCGGCAAGATGGGTGAGAGGCCCTCCattgagaagatggagaggacCGTCTCCGACAGCGAGTACCATCGCAACATGACGAGACGAATATTATGGAAGATGGACACAAG AGTCCTGCCtgttctttcccttctcttcctttgcTCGTTCCTCGATCGGGCCAACGTCGGCAACGCCAGAATTATCGGTCTTGAAAAGGATCTTAACCTCTCCAATACCCAGTACACGCAGGGTCTGGCAGTCTTCTATGCCACATACATTGCGAG TGAACTTCCGAGCAATCTGCTCCTCAAAAAAATTACGCCCAAGATCTGGCTGCCCCTTCTCACCATCGTCTGGGGTGTTATCACCATGTGCTTAGGATTCGTAAAGAACGTTGGAAGCTTCATCGGTGTGCGAGCCCTGTTGGGCATCGCCGAGGGCGGCCTCTTCCCAGGAATTGTGCTCTATCTTTCCGGCCTATATACCCGCCAGGAAATGGCGCTGCGAATGGGTATCTTCTACACCGCTGCCTCTTTGTCGGGTGCATTCGGTGGTCTTTTAGCACGGGGGCTTTCTGCGATCGGTCCACGTGGTGGGTTGGAGGGCTGGAGATGGATATTCATCATCGAAGGATTGATG ACCATACTGGCAGGTCTGGTGGCATATCTCCTGCTTCCAACCAGTGTAACCACTGCTCCTTACCtgaccgaggaggagaaggaataCGCTGCGAGGAGGCTTCAAGGAGACACTGGCGCAGATACCGCGAATGGGACCAG TCCCGTTTTGGAACGAGAGGAGAGGTTCAGGTGGTCTGAAGTTCATCGTGGCGTCTTCAACCTTCAAGTTTGGCTAACAGCTACCGCGTATTTCTCCCTCGGGGCGGGGCTTTACAGTTTTGGTCTCTTT CTCCCAACCATTCTCAACGATCTGAAGATTACATCCAACCCCAACCAGACCCAACTGTGGTCGGTTATCCCATACGCAGTTGCCACTCCAGTCACAG TTCTCATTGCCTTTGCCTCTGATCGCCTCAAACTCAGGGGCGTCATGATGCTCTTCACTCTTCCCATTGCCATCATTGGCTACGCCGTTATTGCCAATGTCGCCTCTGCCCATGTTCGTTTTGCTATGACATCGTTGATGGCGATCGGCATGTACAGCAGCATACCATGCATTCTCGTTTGGAACACCAACAATTCTGCTGGGCACTACAAGCGAGCTACCACTTCAGCTTTGCAACTTATTATTGGAAACGCGGGCGGTTTCGTAGCTA CCTTTGTTTATCCTCCAAGGGATGCACCTTTGTATCACAGAGGGCACACGATCCTCCTTGGTCTGCTGGTTTATGCTTGGTTTGC GGTCCTCGCCAATGTGCTTTGGTGCAACAAAATCAACAAGGACAAAGCCGCTGGGAAGTATGAGAAATACGAAGGCTGTGGGGACGACAGAGACCCAGCTTTCAAGATGATCCTGTGA